In Comamonas koreensis, the genomic stretch TGGGGGTCAGCAGCCAGTAAAACAGGCCGCCGAGCCCGGCCGCAATAAACCAGGAGAAATGCGACACCGACTCGAGCGCCGGCAAAAAGGCGAACAGCAGCGCAATCAGCGCCGAGGGCACCAGGGCCTGGATGGCGCGGCGGTTGACGCCGTTTTCGTAATGGTAAGGGCCGTTGCGGTCATCGCTGTAGAGCGCCGGCACATGCACGCGCTGCTTGCGGATCAGCCAGTAGTCGGCCATCACGATGCCAAACAGTGGGCCGAGGAACGAGCCCAGACCGCCCAGGAAATACAGGATCACCAGCGGTGAGTCGTAGAGGTTCCAGGGCAGGATCACAAAGCCGAGGATGGCGCTGACGAGGGCCGCGCGGCGGAAGTTGAGCTGGCGCGGCAGCAGGTTGGCCAGGGCCAGAGCGGGTGCGACAAAGTTGGCCATCAGGTTGACGGCGATGGTCAGGATCAGCAGCGACAGGCTGGCGAGCACCAGCAAGGGCTTGTTGGGGATCTTCTCGACGATGTCGGTGGGGCTCAGGATCAGCGTGCCGTCAATCGCCAACTGGCCGCCGGTCAGCACGACGACGATCAGGCCGAAGATCAGCATGTTGATGGGGATGCCCCAGAAGTTACCCTTGACCACGGCGCTGCGTGAGGTGGCGCCCCGGGTGAAGTCACAGAAATTGAGCACAAAGGTGCCATAGATGGCGACCCACAGCGAGGCTGCGCCCATGATCTGCACCCACATCGCCGCACCGGTGCTGGGCTTGGGCGCCGTCCACTGGATCTTGCCGCCCGAGCTGTACAGCACCCAGCCGGCCAGCGCGATAAAGGTCACCAGAATCACCGGGCCGGCAAAGGCCTCGTACTTGCGGATGCTCTCCATGCCCCAGCAGGCAATCATCGTCTGCACCACCCACAGCAGGCTAAAGCTGATCCAGCCGAGCACCGGCAGGCCCAGCACCTGGTGCGCCAGCAGCACCTGCAGGCTGGGGAAGAGGGTGATCAACAGTACATCGAGCACCTTGGAGGCCAGGTAGGTCTGGATGCCGAACCAGGCGATCGCGACACCGCCCCGGATCAAGGCCGGGATCTGCGCGCCCCGGGTGCCAAAGCTGATGCGGCTCATCACCGGAAAAGGCACACCCGTCTTGGGGCCCATGAAGCCCGACAAGGTCAGCAGCACAAACAGCATGGCAGCGCCCATCATCAGCGCCGTCAGAGTCTGCCAGCCACCCAGGCCCAGCGCAAACAGGCCGATGGCAAAGGCGTAGTTGCCCAGGCTGTGCACATCATTGGCCCAGAGCGTGAACAGGCTGTAGGCACCCCAGGAGCGGCTGTCTTTCTTGGTGGGCGCGAGGTCTTTGTTGTAGAGCGATGGGCATACGCCGGCGGGCAATGCACCGGCCGCTGCGGGGCGCTGCTGTGCGGGGTTGAAGGCAAAGCCTGCGTTCTGGTCTGCTGCAAGATCGGTCATTGACATCCTTGGATCGGGCGCATCCAGCTGCGCCTTATTTGCGGCCTGGCGGCCGGGTTTGTCTCGTCATGTGCGCGGGTCCATGCATGGCATGTGCAGCACAAGACAGGCCTCAATGGCTATGCGTTGTGTGCACATATGCATACATTAAGTGTATACAAAACACCTGAAAATGAACTAGGGGCAACCCTGGGTGAAGTGCCACGCTGTTACTTGGGAGACGCCTTGGCTGCCTCTGTCAGAGGGTGCCAAGGGAGAGCTGCAATACATGAGCTTGCTCATGTTTCGGCTTGTAGCGGTTGGCGTTCTAGCTGGGCACCAGGCCGCAACAGCAAGACGGAAATACGATCCATTCCTAAAGAACTTGGCGCGGTTGGGGCCATGTGCTCCGAAGCGCTGCGCAGCGTTTAGACTGCGGCTTCCCTTGGGGAGTAGCCTGCTTCCGCGCTGGAAGCGTCTGCGTCAACATACTCGGCATTTCGCATGCTGTGGCGCAGACATCCGTTCTTCGGTTGGCGAGACCATCGGCATGCCAGCACGACCTCGGTCGGGCAGTGATGGCGTGCCGTTGTGCTCATGCCCGACTGTCCTAGAAGAACCTCCGATGAACGCTGCTTCCATTTCCCTGTTGGCGCTTGCCATGTCCACTGATGCCTTTGCTGCCGCGATTGGCAAAGGCTCTGCCCTAGTCAAACCCCGTTGGTCCGAGGCGCTGCGCACCGGCCTGATCTTTGGTGTCATCGAAGCCATCACGCCGCTGGTGGGCTGGGCGCTGGGCTATGCCGCGGCCGATTATGTGAAGGCCTGGGACCACTGGATTGCCTTTGTGCTGCTCTTGGTGCTGGGCGGCCGCATGGTGCTGGGTGCCTTCCAAAGTGCCGATGAGCCCGAGATGAGCCGGCCCGCGCGCCATGGCTTCTGGCTGCTGGTCGCCACGGGCTTTGCCACCAGTATTGACGCGATGGCGGTAGGCGTGGGCCTGGCCTTTCTGGATGTGAACATCACCGTCGTTGCGCTCAGCATTGGTTTTGCCACCTTTGCGATGGTGACCCTGGGCGTGATGGTCGGCCGCATTCTGGGCAATATCACGGGCCGCTGGGCAGAAGCGGTGGGTGGTGTCGTGCTGATTGCCATTGGCTCGCTGATTCTGTACGAGCACATGGTGGCCGTATAAAATCAAAGCCCTCCGCTGGCGTGGCAGAGGGCTTGGCTGCGTTTTGCGCTGTAGGAGCGTTGCTACAGGCAAAACAAAGCCCCGCAGAGCAGGGCTTAAGTGAGAGAGATCAGTGGGCTTGCAATTGCTGCGGGTGCCGGGTTTTTAGTTCTGGCTCAACCGCTTGCAGGCTGCGCTGGTATCAGAAGCGGGCAGGAGCACGCTTACGGTCACGTTCGTCTTCAGGCCAAATAGCAAACACTTCAGTCATTTCAGTCCTTTCACCTTTCTGGTGTAGATGGGTGTACAACGGGCCGCGCGCTGAAGTTGTTGACAAGGCCTGCATAAAGTTTTGTGAACAAGCTCCAACAAAACGTAGAAATCACCGTTTTATAGGGTCTGACACAGCATTGCACCGCGAAATCGCTATGATTTGCCACCGAATTTGGATTGGGAGTGCGTAATGGCTGGTGCTGGTTTGTTGATGTTGCTCGATGATATTGCGACCTTGCTTGACGATGTGGCGCTGATGACCAAGACGGCTGCGGGCAAGAGCACGGCCATCCTGGACGATGTGGCCACGCAGACCAAGGTGGCGGTGCAGAAGACCGCGGGGGTGCTGGGCGACGACCTGGCGCTGAACGCCGAGCAGGTGACTGGGGTCAAGGCCAACCGGGAGTTGCCGGTGGTCTGGGCGGTGGCCAAGGGGTCGCTCAAAAACAAAGTCATCTTGGTGCCGGC encodes the following:
- the mntP gene encoding manganese efflux pump MntP — its product is MNAASISLLALAMSTDAFAAAIGKGSALVKPRWSEALRTGLIFGVIEAITPLVGWALGYAAADYVKAWDHWIAFVLLLVLGGRMVLGAFQSADEPEMSRPARHGFWLLVATGFATSIDAMAVGVGLAFLDVNITVVALSIGFATFAMVTLGVMVGRILGNITGRWAEAVGGVVLIAIGSLILYEHMVAV
- a CDS encoding NCS1 family nucleobase:cation symporter-1 codes for the protein MTDLAADQNAGFAFNPAQQRPAAAGALPAGVCPSLYNKDLAPTKKDSRSWGAYSLFTLWANDVHSLGNYAFAIGLFALGLGGWQTLTALMMGAAMLFVLLTLSGFMGPKTGVPFPVMSRISFGTRGAQIPALIRGGVAIAWFGIQTYLASKVLDVLLITLFPSLQVLLAHQVLGLPVLGWISFSLLWVVQTMIACWGMESIRKYEAFAGPVILVTFIALAGWVLYSSGGKIQWTAPKPSTGAAMWVQIMGAASLWVAIYGTFVLNFCDFTRGATSRSAVVKGNFWGIPINMLIFGLIVVVLTGGQLAIDGTLILSPTDIVEKIPNKPLLVLASLSLLILTIAVNLMANFVAPALALANLLPRQLNFRRAALVSAILGFVILPWNLYDSPLVILYFLGGLGSFLGPLFGIVMADYWLIRKQRVHVPALYSDDRNGPYHYENGVNRRAIQALVPSALIALLFAFLPALESVSHFSWFIAAGLGGLFYWLLTPKGQHYEDQDGEAIAVNHAQH